One region of Kytococcus sedentarius DSM 20547 genomic DNA includes:
- a CDS encoding M13 family metallopeptidase codes for MTSANLGLKLGDRDLAVRPQDNLFLHANGTWRATHEIPADRSVYGTFHQLREKAEADVRALIEAAADRAGQDAGDSEAGTVGALFASFMDEQAVETAGLDALGPDLEIVRGVTDAESLARALGALQATGVAGLLMPFVDNDNEHPDRYSVYLEQAGIGLPDEAYYREEQHAEVLAAYREHVARQARTAGLVQDDAAAQDLSRRVVDLEQQIAARHWDAVATRDAVKSFTPWTREELLGATEGLHLEAWAEALGLPAAGLERVIARQHTFLRALPELLDGPDAAAIDTWRDWLAWRVVTSRAPYLPSAVVEENFDFYGRTLTGAPELRDRWKRGVAFVEGAAGELVGKLYVAEHFPPSHKQAMEELVANLTEAYRRRFADVPWMGDDTRERALEKLEAFRPKIGYPETWKDYSDLDADAGDLMGNARRAALSETRRELRKIGQPVDRDEWFMPPQTVNAYYNPGLNEIVFPAAILQPPFFDATADDAANYGGIGGVIGHEIGHGFDDQGSRYAASGALEDWWTAEDRERFDALAQQLIAQFDAVEPADAPGTHVNGGLTVGENIGDLGGLAIGLAAYRIALGGEPAPELEGLTGDQRFFLAWAQIWNGVAREAEAKRLLAIDPHAPMDARANVARNLDAFHEAFGTQPGDGMWLDEADRVRIF; via the coding sequence ATGACTTCTGCGAACCTCGGACTCAAGCTGGGCGACCGCGACCTCGCGGTGCGCCCGCAGGACAACCTCTTCCTCCACGCCAACGGCACCTGGCGTGCGACGCACGAGATCCCGGCCGACCGGTCGGTCTACGGCACCTTCCACCAGCTGCGGGAGAAGGCCGAGGCGGACGTACGCGCCCTCATCGAGGCCGCGGCCGACCGCGCCGGGCAGGACGCCGGCGACTCCGAGGCCGGCACGGTGGGTGCGCTCTTCGCGTCGTTCATGGACGAGCAGGCCGTCGAGACCGCCGGGCTGGACGCGCTGGGGCCCGACCTCGAGATCGTCCGCGGCGTGACCGATGCGGAGTCGCTCGCTCGTGCGCTGGGCGCCCTCCAGGCCACCGGGGTGGCGGGGCTGCTGATGCCCTTCGTGGACAACGACAACGAGCACCCCGACCGCTACTCGGTCTACCTGGAGCAGGCCGGCATCGGGCTGCCCGACGAGGCCTACTACCGCGAGGAGCAGCACGCCGAGGTGCTGGCCGCCTACCGCGAGCACGTCGCACGCCAGGCGCGTACCGCCGGCCTGGTGCAGGACGACGCCGCCGCGCAGGACCTCTCCCGGCGCGTGGTGGACCTCGAGCAGCAGATCGCCGCCCGCCACTGGGACGCCGTCGCCACCCGCGATGCGGTGAAGTCCTTCACCCCCTGGACGCGCGAGGAGCTGCTCGGCGCCACCGAGGGCCTGCACCTCGAGGCCTGGGCCGAGGCGCTGGGGCTGCCGGCCGCGGGGCTCGAGCGCGTGATCGCCCGCCAGCACACCTTCCTGCGGGCCCTGCCGGAGCTGCTCGACGGCCCGGACGCCGCCGCCATCGACACCTGGCGCGACTGGCTCGCCTGGCGCGTGGTCACCTCGCGGGCCCCCTACTTGCCGTCCGCCGTGGTCGAGGAGAACTTCGACTTCTACGGCCGCACCCTCACCGGTGCCCCGGAGCTGCGCGACCGCTGGAAGCGCGGGGTCGCCTTCGTCGAGGGGGCCGCCGGCGAGCTGGTGGGCAAGCTGTACGTCGCCGAGCACTTCCCGCCCTCGCACAAGCAGGCCATGGAGGAGCTCGTCGCCAACCTCACCGAGGCCTACCGCCGCCGCTTCGCCGACGTGCCGTGGATGGGGGACGACACCCGCGAGCGCGCGCTGGAGAAGCTGGAGGCCTTCCGGCCCAAGATCGGCTACCCGGAGACCTGGAAGGACTACTCCGACCTGGACGCCGACGCCGGCGACCTGATGGGCAACGCCCGCCGGGCCGCGCTCTCGGAGACCCGCCGCGAGCTGCGCAAGATCGGCCAGCCGGTGGACCGCGACGAGTGGTTCATGCCCCCGCAGACCGTCAACGCCTACTACAACCCGGGCCTGAACGAGATCGTGTTCCCGGCCGCCATCCTGCAGCCGCCCTTCTTCGACGCCACCGCGGACGACGCGGCGAACTACGGCGGCATCGGTGGCGTCATCGGCCACGAGATCGGCCACGGCTTCGACGACCAGGGCTCGCGCTACGCGGCCTCCGGGGCGTTGGAGGACTGGTGGACCGCCGAGGACCGGGAGCGCTTCGACGCCCTGGCCCAGCAGCTCATCGCGCAGTTCGATGCGGTGGAGCCCGCCGACGCACCCGGCACCCACGTCAACGGTGGGCTGACGGTCGGCGAGAACATCGGCGACCTGGGTGGGCTGGCGATCGGCCTGGCGGCCTACCGCATCGCGCTGGGGGGTGAGCCGGCCCCGGAGCTCGAGGGGCTCACCGGCGACCAGCGCTTCTTCCTGGCCTGGGCGCAGATCTGGAACGGGGTCGCGCGCGAGGCGGAGGCCAAGCGCCTGCTCGCGATCGACCCGCACGCGCCCATGGACGCCCGGGCGAACGTCGCCCGCAACCTGGACGCCTTCCACGAGGCCTTCGGCACCCAGCCGGGGGACGGGATGTGGCTGGACGAGGCCGACCGGGTGCGCATCTTCTGA
- a CDS encoding D-alanyl-D-alanine carboxypeptidase family protein — protein sequence MTAWYLNVRSAPTDASARVDLLEKGDVVHGTPLDNGWVQIDGGYVHGYWLEANEADPTPEPPTPEPPTPGEATFEVTTYLNVRAEATARSSIVGLYTPGTQVAGTKLDNGWVQTADGFVHGAYVKQVDEAPTPPTPEPGPAPGDTYRIDRSVNLRSGPGMRYQVIGVAPRGAEVTGTDVNGWVQTDLGYFWHTFATKVEDGSVDPTPEPPTPPEPPTPPTPEPPTAEVIRYVNPAGGAQFTGVYAGPSYGSGYKGSVAEGYVLRGNFTADGQWFQAGPTSFVPVAHLTDVHYAYTGSNGRLDPNTLCDNPIPGQEHQLLQCDAVAPLAGLNKEFKNTFGHDLKLGECYRTYETQVLYKIRRGFWAATPGTSQHGWAAACDLSEPESELGFGTAKYNWLDANAPRFGWENPSWAREGAYKPEYWHWEFASLTQYSKGLGALGD from the coding sequence GTGACCGCCTGGTACCTGAATGTCCGCTCCGCCCCCACCGACGCCTCGGCCCGGGTCGACCTGCTGGAGAAGGGGGACGTCGTCCACGGCACGCCCCTGGACAACGGCTGGGTGCAGATCGATGGCGGTTACGTCCACGGGTACTGGCTCGAGGCCAACGAGGCCGACCCCACCCCGGAGCCGCCCACGCCGGAGCCGCCGACCCCGGGTGAGGCCACCTTCGAGGTCACCACCTACCTCAACGTCCGCGCCGAGGCCACGGCCCGGTCGTCGATCGTGGGCCTGTACACCCCCGGCACGCAGGTGGCCGGCACGAAGCTCGACAACGGGTGGGTGCAGACCGCTGACGGTTTCGTCCACGGCGCCTACGTGAAGCAGGTCGACGAGGCCCCCACCCCGCCGACCCCGGAGCCCGGCCCAGCTCCCGGTGACACCTACCGCATCGACCGGTCGGTGAACCTGCGGTCCGGCCCGGGCATGCGCTACCAGGTGATCGGCGTGGCGCCCCGCGGCGCCGAGGTGACCGGCACCGACGTGAACGGCTGGGTCCAGACGGACCTCGGCTACTTCTGGCACACCTTCGCCACCAAGGTGGAGGACGGCTCGGTGGACCCGACGCCGGAGCCCCCGACCCCGCCCGAGCCCCCCACGCCGCCGACGCCGGAGCCGCCCACGGCCGAGGTCATCCGGTACGTCAACCCCGCCGGGGGCGCCCAGTTCACCGGCGTGTACGCCGGGCCCAGTTACGGCTCAGGCTACAAGGGCTCCGTGGCCGAGGGCTACGTGCTGCGCGGCAACTTCACGGCCGACGGCCAGTGGTTCCAGGCCGGCCCCACCAGCTTCGTGCCCGTGGCGCACCTCACCGACGTGCACTACGCCTACACCGGCTCGAACGGCCGCCTCGACCCGAACACGCTGTGCGACAACCCCATCCCGGGTCAGGAGCACCAGCTGCTGCAGTGCGACGCCGTCGCCCCGCTGGCGGGTCTGAACAAGGAGTTCAAGAACACCTTCGGCCACGACCTCAAGCTCGGCGAGTGCTACCGCACCTACGAGACGCAGGTGCTCTACAAGATCCGCCGCGGTTTCTGGGCCGCCACCCCGGGTACCTCGCAGCACGGCTGGGCCGCGGCCTGCGACCTCAGCGAGCCCGAGAGCGAGCTGGGTTTCGGCACCGCCAAGTACAACTGGCTGGACGCCAACGCCCCCCGCTTCGGGTGGGAGAACCCGAGCTGGGCCCGCGAGGGCGCCTACAAGCCCGAGTACTGGCACTGGGAGTTCGCCTCGCTCACCCAGTACTCCAAGGGGCTGGGCGCCCTGGGCGACTGA
- a CDS encoding APC family permease, whose protein sequence is MNNRATRQSSADLLEQRDSLDSTLKPHWVWAIALGSAIGWGAFVLPTDWLATAGPLGTAIGLTIGAALMCLIAVSYGILIRTFPVSGGEFAYAFNAFGRNHAFACGWFLTLGYASIVALNASAVALLFRRLLPDLVEWVPLWEIAGWQVYLGEVVVASLALVAFAVLNTRGTALSGRTQFLMVMAMLVGVALILVGVLIHPDGMWANVSPGFPEGVAPTAAILGIVAIAPWAFVGFDNVPQAAEEFDFPPAKAFALIVFAIVAAAAIYIAMTVATAASQKWEGLVASEPLWGTADGLSNLFGSVGLLVLGLSVAMGVSTGLNGFYVAASRLLFAMGRARVIPERFAGLNSHRAPAFAVVFVMAVCLLSPWFGRQALSWIVDMSSIGVTIAYTYTCLAAFKMLRWSNAPADPTEPEGSRSTVRKVLALLGALAGVCFLLLLLVPGSPAALKMPSLIALGVWVALGLVFWVSRRKAVAATSEEEMRTLILGEHLEKSDAVPSTTA, encoded by the coding sequence ATGAACAATCGCGCCACGCGCCAGTCGTCTGCGGACCTGCTGGAGCAACGCGACAGCCTCGACTCCACCCTCAAGCCGCACTGGGTGTGGGCCATCGCCCTGGGCTCGGCCATCGGCTGGGGCGCCTTCGTGCTGCCCACCGACTGGCTGGCCACCGCCGGGCCGCTGGGAACCGCCATCGGACTGACCATTGGCGCGGCCCTCATGTGCCTCATCGCCGTCAGCTACGGAATCCTCATCCGCACCTTCCCCGTCTCCGGTGGTGAGTTCGCCTACGCCTTCAATGCGTTCGGCCGGAACCACGCCTTTGCCTGCGGGTGGTTCCTCACCCTCGGATATGCCTCGATCGTGGCCCTGAACGCCTCGGCCGTGGCCCTGCTCTTCCGCCGGCTGCTGCCGGACCTGGTGGAGTGGGTGCCGCTGTGGGAGATCGCCGGGTGGCAGGTCTACCTCGGCGAGGTCGTCGTCGCGAGCCTGGCCCTGGTGGCCTTCGCGGTGCTCAACACCCGCGGCACCGCCCTGTCGGGCCGCACCCAGTTCCTCATGGTGATGGCGATGCTGGTGGGCGTCGCCCTCATCCTGGTCGGTGTGCTGATCCACCCGGACGGCATGTGGGCCAACGTCTCCCCCGGCTTCCCCGAGGGGGTTGCACCGACCGCGGCGATCCTCGGCATCGTGGCCATCGCCCCGTGGGCCTTCGTGGGCTTCGACAACGTGCCGCAGGCCGCCGAGGAGTTCGACTTCCCGCCGGCCAAGGCCTTCGCCCTGATCGTCTTCGCCATCGTGGCCGCCGCGGCCATCTACATCGCGATGACGGTGGCCACGGCCGCCTCGCAGAAGTGGGAGGGCCTCGTCGCCTCCGAGCCGCTGTGGGGCACCGCCGACGGCCTGAGCAACCTTTTCGGCTCCGTGGGGCTGCTGGTCCTGGGCCTCTCGGTGGCCATGGGTGTCTCCACCGGCCTGAACGGCTTCTACGTGGCCGCCAGCCGCCTGCTGTTCGCGATGGGGCGTGCCCGGGTGATCCCGGAGCGCTTCGCGGGTCTGAACTCCCACCGCGCCCCGGCCTTCGCGGTCGTGTTCGTGATGGCCGTGTGCCTGCTCTCCCCGTGGTTCGGCCGTCAGGCCCTGTCGTGGATCGTGGACATGAGCTCCATCGGCGTGACGATCGCCTACACCTACACCTGCCTGGCGGCGTTCAAGATGCTGCGCTGGAGCAACGCCCCGGCCGACCCCACCGAGCCGGAGGGCAGCCGCTCCACGGTGCGAAAGGTCCTGGCGCTTCTGGGCGCCCTGGCCGGTGTCTGCTTCCTGCTGCTGCTCCTGGTGCCCGGCTCCCCGGCCGCGTTGAAGATGCCCTCCCTCATCGCACTGGGGGTCTGGGTGGCCCTGGGCCTGGTGTTCTGGGTGTCGCGCCGCAAGGCGGTGGCCGCCACCTCCGAGGAGGAGATGCGCACCCTCATCCTGGGTGAGCACCTCGAGAAGTCCGACGCCGTGCCCAGCACGACGGCCTGA
- a CDS encoding hydroxymethylglutaryl-CoA lyase: MRTAQIETVRSLAPEVGAVGGMPDAVTIYEVGPRDGLQNEKGVIPTAVKAEFVRRLLDAGLDTVETTSFVPQKWVPQLGDAAELIGQLGDLATGPKRPVLVPNMKGLERAQELGLSSIAVFGSATEAFAQKNLNRGREEQFEMFAPVVEQARAEGMWVRAYVSMCFGDPWEGPVPVSQVVDTCQRLMDLGCDQLSLGDTIGVGTYAHVHHLLDGLEDVGLGTDRIGVHFHDTYGQALSNTMAALSRGVRVVDASAGGLGGCPYAKSATGNLATEDLVWALEGMGIEHGVDLEKLVATSVWMAEQLGKPSVSRVVKALAG; encoded by the coding sequence ATGCGCACTGCCCAGATTGAGACCGTCCGCTCCCTCGCCCCCGAGGTGGGTGCCGTGGGGGGCATGCCCGATGCCGTGACGATCTACGAGGTCGGCCCGCGCGACGGCCTGCAGAACGAGAAGGGCGTGATCCCCACCGCGGTGAAGGCCGAGTTCGTGCGGCGGCTGCTGGATGCCGGGCTCGACACGGTGGAGACCACGAGCTTCGTCCCGCAGAAGTGGGTGCCGCAGCTGGGCGACGCCGCCGAGCTCATCGGGCAGCTCGGCGACCTGGCCACGGGGCCGAAGCGCCCGGTGCTCGTGCCGAACATGAAGGGCCTGGAGCGAGCGCAGGAGCTGGGGCTGAGCAGCATCGCGGTGTTCGGTTCGGCCACCGAGGCGTTCGCGCAGAAGAACCTCAACCGGGGGCGCGAGGAGCAGTTCGAGATGTTCGCCCCGGTGGTGGAGCAGGCCCGGGCCGAGGGCATGTGGGTGCGCGCGTACGTCTCCATGTGCTTCGGCGACCCGTGGGAGGGACCGGTGCCGGTGTCCCAGGTGGTGGACACCTGCCAGCGGCTGATGGACCTGGGCTGCGACCAGCTCAGCCTGGGCGACACCATCGGCGTGGGCACGTACGCGCACGTGCACCACCTGCTGGACGGTCTGGAGGACGTGGGGCTGGGCACCGACCGCATCGGCGTGCACTTCCACGACACCTACGGCCAGGCCCTGTCGAACACGATGGCGGCGCTCTCCCGGGGCGTGCGCGTGGTGGACGCCTCGGCCGGGGGCCTGGGCGGGTGCCCCTACGCGAAGTCCGCGACCGGCAACCTGGCCACCGAGGACCTGGTCTGGGCCCTGGAGGGCATGGGCATCGAGCACGGGGTGGACCTGGAGAAGCTGGTGGCCACGTCGGTGTGGATGGCCGAGCAGCTGGGCAAGCCCTCGGTCAGCCGCGTGGTCAAGGCGCTCGCCGGCTGA
- a CDS encoding DNA repair helicase XPB, producing the protein MTGPLIVQSDKSVLLEVDHDGYEAARRAIAPFAELERAPEHVHTYRITPLALWNARAAGLDAEQVVDALVTHSRFPVPQPLLIDVAETMDRYGRLTLEQHPTAGLVLHSTDPAVLTEVRRHKKIAPMLGADVDAATVAVHPSERGAIKSELINVGWPADDKAGYVDGEAHPIGLEGDWGLRPYQEHAVDGFTDGGSGVVVLPCGAGKTLVGAGAMARQETTTLILVTNTMSARQWKAELLRRTTLTEEEIGEYSGTVKEVRPVTIATYQVLTTRRKGVYTHLDLLDARDWGLIIYDEVHLLPAPIFRMTADLQARRRLGLTATLVREDGRENEVFSLIGPQRYNAPWKDIEAQGWIAPADCVEVRTTLPESERMAYATAEADQRYRLAACADVKLPVLDRIVEHHAGEATLVIGQYLDQLEEIAGRLDCDIITGETPQKERGRLFEAFRSGEITRLVVSKVANFSIDLPEASVAIQVSGTFGSRQEEAQRLGRVLRPKSDGRTAHFYTVVTRDTVDAEFAAHRQRFLAEQGYAYRILDAEEVPDALVTGD; encoded by the coding sequence ATGACCGGCCCCCTCATCGTCCAGAGCGACAAGTCCGTCCTCCTCGAGGTCGACCACGACGGCTACGAGGCCGCCCGCCGCGCCATCGCACCCTTCGCCGAGCTCGAGCGCGCCCCCGAGCACGTGCACACCTACCGCATCACCCCGCTCGCCCTGTGGAACGCCCGCGCCGCCGGCCTCGATGCGGAGCAGGTGGTCGACGCGCTGGTCACCCACAGCCGCTTCCCCGTACCGCAGCCGCTGCTCATCGACGTGGCCGAGACGATGGACCGCTACGGCCGCCTCACCCTGGAGCAGCACCCCACGGCCGGCCTGGTGCTGCACTCCACCGACCCCGCCGTGCTCACCGAGGTGCGCCGCCACAAGAAGATCGCCCCGATGCTGGGAGCGGACGTCGACGCCGCGACGGTCGCCGTGCACCCGTCCGAGCGCGGTGCCATCAAGAGCGAGCTCATCAACGTGGGCTGGCCCGCCGACGACAAGGCGGGCTACGTCGACGGCGAGGCCCACCCCATCGGGCTCGAGGGCGACTGGGGCCTGCGCCCCTACCAGGAGCACGCGGTGGACGGGTTCACCGACGGCGGCTCCGGGGTGGTCGTGCTGCCCTGCGGGGCCGGCAAGACGCTGGTGGGCGCCGGGGCGATGGCCCGCCAGGAGACCACCACGCTGATCCTGGTGACGAACACGATGTCGGCCCGCCAGTGGAAGGCCGAGCTGCTGCGCCGCACCACCCTCACCGAGGAGGAGATCGGCGAGTACTCCGGCACCGTCAAGGAGGTCCGCCCGGTCACCATCGCGACCTACCAGGTGCTCACCACGCGCCGCAAGGGCGTCTACACCCACCTGGACCTGCTGGACGCCCGCGACTGGGGCCTGATCATCTACGACGAGGTGCACCTGCTGCCCGCGCCGATCTTCCGCATGACGGCCGACCTGCAGGCCCGCCGTCGGCTGGGGCTCACGGCCACCCTGGTGCGCGAGGACGGCCGCGAGAACGAGGTGTTCAGCCTCATCGGCCCGCAGCGCTACAACGCGCCGTGGAAGGACATCGAGGCCCAGGGCTGGATCGCCCCGGCGGACTGCGTGGAGGTGCGCACCACCCTGCCGGAGTCCGAGCGCATGGCCTACGCCACGGCCGAGGCCGACCAGCGCTACCGGCTCGCCGCCTGCGCCGACGTGAAGCTGCCGGTGCTCGACCGCATCGTGGAGCACCACGCCGGCGAGGCAACCCTGGTGATCGGCCAGTACCTCGACCAGCTCGAGGAGATCGCGGGCCGGCTGGACTGCGACATCATCACCGGGGAGACGCCGCAGAAGGAGCGCGGCCGGCTGTTCGAGGCCTTCCGCTCCGGGGAGATCACCCGCCTGGTGGTCAGCAAGGTGGCCAACTTCTCCATCGACCTCCCCGAGGCCTCGGTGGCCATCCAGGTCTCCGGCACCTTCGGCTCACGGCAGGAGGAGGCCCAGCGGCTCGGCCGCGTGCTGCGCCCGAAGAGCGACGGCCGCACCGCGCACTTCTACACCGTCGTCACGCGGGACACCGTCGATGCGGAGTTCGCCGCCCACCGCCAGCGCTTCCTCGCCGAGCAGGGCTACGCCTACCGCATCCTCGATGCCGAGGAGGTGCCGGACGCGCTGGTGACCGGCGACTGA
- a CDS encoding glycosyltransferase 87 family protein has product MTAAAPRVVPAGRAEPWAADPGERRGTSPAVWLPAFVLLSAAVLTMLVMREDPPLDLRVYTGGVRALLEGDNVYNLTYTSSQLTFTYPPFALLAFLPMAWVSPWLGSALTLLVSIACVAFLLHVALGRAGVGVVVATVMLVAAMVAEPVWLTMHFGQVNLILAALITADLATGRDRWWRGVGLGIAAGIKLSPLTFLAWLLLTRQWRAAAVATGTFVATIGVSFVVTPGTARAFWLDTLPASAGGEPNHMSDAIAHSMPKEYLGNQSVMGFMSRWFGPDTDAATLAWLLVGGVVSVAIVAVGAWLTLHGERVLGFFVASLAVVVASPIAWTHHWVWAIPLVVALWESAPRVAPLLRFKAAHLQALAAVVALVLVADAHWWAPARRMQELDWNPLQMIVGNDYLLMFLLLLGVLGAGVLRGGPSTAWRAAPAGAQGAGVAGPTASRPAVAGQSPVTSASGTSSASRMR; this is encoded by the coding sequence ATGACCGCGGCGGCCCCGCGGGTGGTTCCCGCGGGGCGTGCTGAGCCCTGGGCCGCGGACCCGGGAGAGCGTCGCGGCACCTCACCGGCGGTGTGGCTGCCGGCCTTCGTGCTGCTCAGCGCGGCCGTGCTCACCATGCTCGTGATGCGCGAGGACCCGCCGCTGGACCTGCGGGTCTACACCGGCGGCGTCAGGGCGTTGCTGGAGGGTGACAATGTCTACAACCTCACCTACACCAGCTCACAGCTGACCTTCACCTACCCGCCGTTCGCGCTGCTGGCCTTCCTGCCGATGGCCTGGGTGAGCCCGTGGCTGGGCTCCGCCCTGACCCTGCTGGTCTCGATCGCCTGCGTGGCCTTCCTGCTGCACGTGGCGCTGGGGCGAGCCGGCGTGGGGGTCGTGGTGGCCACCGTGATGCTCGTGGCCGCCATGGTGGCCGAGCCGGTGTGGCTGACCATGCACTTCGGACAGGTCAACCTCATCCTGGCCGCCCTCATCACGGCCGACCTCGCCACGGGGCGCGACCGCTGGTGGCGGGGCGTCGGCCTGGGCATCGCGGCCGGCATCAAGCTCTCGCCGCTCACCTTCCTGGCCTGGCTGCTCCTGACCCGCCAGTGGCGGGCGGCGGCAGTGGCCACCGGCACCTTCGTGGCCACCATCGGGGTCTCGTTCGTCGTCACGCCGGGCACGGCCCGCGCCTTCTGGCTGGACACGCTCCCTGCATCGGCCGGCGGGGAGCCCAACCACATGAGCGACGCCATCGCCCACTCGATGCCCAAGGAGTACCTGGGCAACCAGTCGGTGATGGGCTTCATGAGCCGCTGGTTCGGGCCCGACACCGATGCGGCGACGCTGGCCTGGCTGCTGGTGGGCGGGGTGGTGTCGGTGGCCATCGTGGCCGTCGGGGCCTGGCTGACCCTCCACGGGGAGCGCGTGCTCGGCTTCTTCGTCGCCTCGCTGGCGGTGGTGGTGGCCTCGCCGATCGCCTGGACGCACCACTGGGTGTGGGCCATCCCGCTGGTGGTGGCGCTGTGGGAGTCCGCGCCGCGGGTGGCACCGCTGCTCCGGTTCAAGGCGGCGCACCTGCAGGCGCTCGCCGCCGTGGTGGCCCTGGTGCTGGTGGCCGACGCGCACTGGTGGGCCCCTGCCCGGCGCATGCAGGAGTTGGACTGGAATCCCCTGCAGATGATCGTCGGCAACGACTACCTGCTCATGTTCCTGCTGCTTCTCGGGGTGCTCGGCGCCGGCGTGCTGCGCGGCGGGCCGAGCACCGCCTGGCGCGCCGCTCCGGCCGGCGCGCAGGGGGCCGGCGTCGCGGGCCCGACCGCATCGCGCCCGGCCGTGGCGGGTCAGTCGCCGGTCACCAGCGCGTCCGGCACCTCCTCGGCATCGAGGATGCGGTAG
- a CDS encoding glycosyltransferase 87 family protein, whose protein sequence is MPSSTSAPSPAGTSPGAQRALRLWVPALLVSVAALAALWINGGWPVDLEVYRWGGQLVADGDSLYAPREGLPFTYPPFAALLFVPLALAPQAVALGLVVLGSALGLVVVLRRALEGAREGSMTFLGHRLAPTWKMLGVLAVAAVVCEPMWQTFSFGQVNLLLAGLLAADLLRRGDRPWRGVWLGVAAGIKLTPIFLLAWLVLSRQWRAAGVALGAMLSTIGLGFLVLPGDSRAFWTEVLPETGRIGAPSYVANQSVKGVLARFLGDEAPALDPAWFVISVVVGVVLVLAAARLSALGDRSAGLWVASIGMLLASPVSWSHHWVWMVPLALAVLCSAARKDVPRLARWAAGGMLAAAVLQVIWWVPSRDGRELEWNAWQMVLGNAYVWGGLLLTVALVPLAARQVRELLAGRGGVGSDA, encoded by the coding sequence GTGCCCTCCTCCACCTCTGCCCCGTCCCCTGCCGGTACCAGCCCGGGCGCGCAGCGTGCCCTGCGCCTCTGGGTGCCCGCGCTGCTCGTCAGCGTGGCCGCCCTGGCGGCCCTGTGGATCAATGGCGGTTGGCCGGTGGACCTCGAGGTGTATCGATGGGGTGGCCAGCTGGTGGCCGACGGCGACAGCCTCTACGCGCCGCGCGAGGGCCTGCCGTTCACCTACCCGCCTTTCGCCGCGCTGCTCTTCGTCCCGCTGGCGCTCGCCCCGCAGGCGGTCGCCCTCGGGCTGGTGGTGCTCGGTTCCGCGCTGGGTCTGGTGGTGGTGCTGCGCCGGGCCCTGGAGGGTGCGCGCGAGGGCTCCATGACCTTCCTGGGCCACCGGTTGGCGCCCACCTGGAAGATGTTGGGTGTGCTGGCCGTGGCCGCCGTGGTCTGCGAGCCCATGTGGCAGACCTTCTCGTTCGGCCAGGTGAACCTCCTGCTGGCGGGCCTGCTGGCCGCGGACCTGCTGCGCCGCGGCGACCGCCCCTGGCGCGGGGTGTGGCTGGGCGTGGCCGCCGGCATCAAGCTCACGCCGATCTTCCTGCTGGCCTGGCTGGTGCTGAGCCGCCAGTGGCGGGCAGCGGGCGTGGCACTGGGGGCGATGCTGTCCACCATCGGCCTGGGCTTCCTCGTGCTGCCGGGTGACTCGCGGGCCTTCTGGACCGAGGTGTTGCCGGAGACGGGGCGGATCGGCGCGCCCAGCTACGTGGCCAACCAGTCGGTCAAGGGCGTGCTCGCGCGCTTCCTGGGCGACGAGGCCCCGGCGCTCGACCCGGCGTGGTTCGTCATCTCGGTGGTGGTGGGTGTGGTGCTGGTGCTGGCCGCGGCGCGCCTGAGCGCCCTGGGCGACCGTTCCGCCGGGCTCTGGGTGGCCTCGATCGGGATGCTGCTGGCCTCCCCGGTGAGCTGGTCCCACCACTGGGTGTGGATGGTCCCCCTGGCGCTGGCGGTACTGTGCTCGGCAGCCCGGAAGGACGTGCCCCGCCTGGCGCGGTGGGCTGCGGGGGGCATGCTGGCTGCGGCAGTGCTGCAGGTGATCTGGTGGGTCCCCTCCCGGGACGGACGCGAACTGGAGTGGAACGCATGGCAGATGGTGTTGGGGAACGCGTACGTGTGGGGCGGTCTGTTGCTGACGGTGGCCCTGGTGCCGTTGGCGGCGCGGCAGGTGCGCGAGCTGCTGGCCGGCCGCGGGGGCGTGGGGTCCGACGCATGA